The following are encoded together in the Marinitoga litoralis genome:
- a CDS encoding HD-GYP domain-containing protein, with amino-acid sequence MRYTNIMKKHIKNSIIQNIIFLSIITIIWLLSFFYISSTLTSISKVNLNKFNELMDHYYYHLKYISIIDDENLLKDIKISEFFVIDNYGNIRKKLPYNAFDEKNINYNVLNDIKYSNNNIFIVKNVFFKNNLYIASKINNLITLGKIDNLKITESKDSFILIKINNEILDFNLKITNIKKINLINGRIYISKSQTWNNLEIITLYNITNHIIINLILSIMLLILVFWNFLSNNKNISLINRFELEFEKIFNSMDILLKELKILDSQSFINLSPKDFEEALNSIKDDEFYFEELKELKEVEIYTIKEILELFEEISASNEQMEATNEELEALYNELEKAYNDLEDSYRKFSSHLSSIAEKYDEVTGTHIERVSAYSKLIAEKMNFDSKFIKNIEIYSSLHDIGKLLVSHEILNKPGGLTKTEYEEMKKHTIYAEKIFGDDVRFKIAKNIAMYHHERYDGSGYPFGLKGEEIPIEARIVALADIYDALRSDRPYKTGYSHEETYNIIVNGDYKTKPSIFDPKILEVFKIYHLEFDKIYTKFKEKELNISQIKVN; translated from the coding sequence ATGAGATATACCAATATAATGAAAAAACATATCAAAAATTCAATAATACAAAATATTATTTTTTTATCGATAATAACCATAATTTGGTTATTATCATTTTTCTATATTAGTTCAACTCTAACATCTATATCTAAAGTTAATTTAAATAAATTCAATGAATTAATGGACCATTATTATTATCATTTAAAATATATAAGCATTATTGATGACGAAAATCTACTAAAAGATATAAAAATATCCGAATTTTTTGTTATAGACAATTATGGAAATATCAGAAAAAAGTTACCTTATAACGCTTTTGATGAAAAAAATATTAACTACAATGTACTAAATGACATTAAATATAGCAATAATAACATTTTTATTGTAAAAAATGTCTTTTTCAAAAACAATCTCTATATTGCTTCTAAAATTAATAACCTAATAACTCTTGGAAAAATTGATAATTTAAAAATAACGGAAAGCAAAGACAGTTTTATTCTCATTAAAATTAATAATGAAATACTAGATTTTAATTTAAAAATTACTAACATTAAAAAAATAAATTTAATTAACGGTAGAATATATATCAGCAAATCTCAAACTTGGAATAACTTAGAAATTATTACTTTATACAATATTACAAATCATATAATAATAAATTTAATCCTGTCTATAATGTTATTAATATTAGTATTTTGGAACTTTTTATCAAATAATAAAAATATTAGTTTAATTAATAGATTTGAATTGGAATTTGAAAAAATATTTAATAGCATGGATATTTTATTAAAAGAATTAAAAATACTTGATAGTCAAAGCTTTATAAACTTATCACCAAAAGACTTTGAGGAAGCATTAAATTCTATAAAAGATGATGAATTCTATTTTGAAGAATTAAAAGAATTAAAAGAAGTTGAAATATATACGATTAAAGAAATTTTAGAGCTTTTTGAAGAAATAAGCGCCTCTAACGAACAGATGGAAGCAACCAACGAAGAATTAGAAGCTTTATATAATGAATTAGAAAAAGCTTATAATGATTTAGAAGATTCATATAGAAAATTCTCTTCTCACCTTTCATCGATTGCAGAAAAATATGATGAAGTAACAGGAACTCATATTGAAAGAGTATCTGCATATTCAAAACTTATAGCTGAAAAAATGAATTTTGACTCAAAATTCATTAAAAACATAGAAATATATTCTTCACTTCATGATATTGGAAAATTACTTGTTAGTCACGAAATTCTAAATAAACCTGGTGGATTAACTAAAACAGAATATGAAGAAATGAAAAAACACACCATATATGCGGAAAAAATATTTGGAGATGATGTACGATTTAAAATTGCAAAAAACATTGCTATGTATCATCACGAAAGATATGATGGAAGCGGATATCCTTTTGGACTAAAAGGAGAAGAAATACCTATAGAAGCAAGAATTGTCGCATTAGCTGATATTTATGACGCATTAAGAAGTGATAGACCGTATAAAACTGGATATTCTCATGAAGAAACATATAATATTATTGTAAATGGTGATTACAAAACTAAACCTTCTATTTTTGATCCAAAAATTTTAGAAGTTTTTAAAATATATCATTTAGAGTTTGATAAAATATATACAAAATTCAAAGAAAAAGAATTAAACATTTCGCAAATAAAAGTTAATTAA